The nucleotide sequence aatatgaagGTAGCGTTCTAATTCGAGGGCATACAAAGTTGTTCCAGCCTTCCGAGACCACATCTTTACATCTCTTATGTAGGAACTTAAAATCATCATGTTAGCGATACCAGGCTGATGAGGCCCACTTTGTCTCGAACAGCTCTTCATCGCTTCCAATCGatgatttacttttttctttctattttcgATACAAAAGAAATGTTCGAGGGAGTGTGGTTTATTCGTTAGCGATAACCTCCAATCGGATGTAAGGATTTGCAGTAATAACTGACATTCAAATGCCACGGAAGTTGAAACAATGTCGATCTAAGAACCTCATATAAACCTAGAGTACTAAGCTTACCAGTTTCACAGAACTTTCCAACGATGTTTGGCTTGCATGAACACTTGAATCGCTTGCCTGTGACGTCACAAGTCTCGTGACATGTTCCACCGTTAAAGCAGGTCTGAGTTGCACAACATCCATTGTAACACTCAGCCAAGGGGACGTTTGtctaaacaaatttgtttattcagaACCAAAGggtaaaaacataaaaaaagaaaagttatgtTTCAAAGAATAAGTTCATGACCTAAAATGGCATGTGAAACATAGTGATATTGGAGACTTGGAAGAAGAGTTTTTCATTTCAGCTATTTCAAGGTTACTTTTAATCCCCAAACAATTTTGTCACAATGCATtgtagaaaacaaaagttaaaacCTTCTCTAATCAGTTTTTGCAAGGCTTTTTGTAGTGACTTTTTCTCTTCGGAGACTACGTCCATCAAGCAACCACTTTTTTCCTGTACCAATTATGGTCGTTTAAGTGAAACTTGACTCGCAGGAACAGCACTAAAAATTCCTCAAAACTTTCCTCGATTCGTTGCTTCCAAGGTCATAATATGCATCCTGAAGTAACCGCAGGCTTCGTACCGTTTTAAGCtatatctttcttttcttcactgaattttttttaatttctccactTTAAAGGAGATgatttgtacaccaaaattaaacaataaaaaatgtagGTCACCGTGTTCGTTCAAGAGCTAAGGACCATCGTACCTCTTTGCTTTGCTTGGTCTATTAATTGAAAAACACGACCGTGTTCTCGGAATGCACgcgcgcttattcgcctgattaTGTGATTTCGAAATCTGCGAAGTACAGGATGCAGTGTGCAGTattgaggaatcaccttaagctTTCCTTACCCTAATATCATAGCTGACGATTAGATCGTAGTACTGCGATCCCTCTAGAGGCTTCAACGCACTGAAATTGGTATACCTACTTTCCTCATTAAGCTCGCAGTTATTTTTATTCACATCGGTCAGATAATTGAACGAGATGCACCGACAGTCAGACTGGCACTTTTCAAaacatctgattggctgtgttACAGTCATCTGACGTAACAGGTGACCCCGAAGGGCACAGTTGTTTATCATGTTTCTTCCTGAAGCGAAGAAGAATCCTCCTGTTAAACAGTTGTTTATGGAAGATAGTACACCAGGCTGCGCAGAATGAAGGATGACGAGCAGAGGCAAAGTCATCATGATTCCACTGAAAAGCTCCGTTAACATGTCTGATGTATCCGCCGGATGGGTCTCTAACTAgtgaggaaaataaatgaaatgaaataacagaatTGAAAATTCAACTTCGCCACTTGAGTAAACATAACAACTTGGTAACCATGCTGCGATTGCAAATCGACCTTTCCTTCAATGACTGTGCAACCCGTCTCTTGACAGTTAAGTTGAAAATGTGTTCCAACAATATTGTCCTGTTCCATTCACACGATCAAGTAGCTCTtcaattttcacaaaattttcactttatgCGGTATAAGTGTCAAGGcttagttttgtttcatttttcgtTGAAGGAATGGAAGAATAGCCACTATAATGTCAGCGCagagaacaaaggaaatattttgaaaaaaaaaaaggtgcacTGATTTCACAACCGCAAAACCATGTTTTTTCACCATAAAGTTGTGACAGCCCTTGATCGGTTTTCCTGCAAAGGGCTCACTTGATAGGAAAAGTTATTGTCCAGCTATATAGGGAAAGATATCATACACTGACAGCTCGCGTCAAGACAGAAGTCGAGAATTTTTACTTACCGTGATGATGGTTTTGCCGTTAAATTAGCATGTTACGAACTCAAGGCAGTGAGTTTGAtggagaaagaaaagtgagGGAGAAATGACCACTAGATCATCTGCAAAAATGGACAACGTTTTGCTGATGATCTAGTAGTCACTGAACGTCAACTTGGTGCGGTGATGACAACAGATTTGGAACTGAGGAACCGTTCGTATTGATGATTTCAAATACTGCAGTACTTAAGACAGAAGTCTTAAATAATTGATCTTATTGTTTCTTtggagggcacggtaacgaatcttgcaatctgattggttctttacccggtcagtattttcctatctctgcccacgggccacggtaacgctttcgtgagtcgccgagtacatcccaactttcgttgtcatttttcataaatatacctcgttttccagctgggcagtatttttaagcaaacacgtcggtcactacctcaagccgataaataacttatgaatcctcccttttctctctatcaaatcactttggttgacagaaaaatattggtttcagaatgaatttgtataaacaatagtgtcattacgttggttgacgAGCGGCAAAAAAACcatctgcaattaattttaattgttcacaaaaagtacccagaaagttgaaacgtgaggtatttggttacagttaaactgaacgatggaactttcattcatttaatatctgaattttctcgagcaatttgttcatagtaaaaaaaaagcgagcgaagttttaatttaagttctacaacaaatatacgctcctggtgagtctttccaattccgttcaatttggacatttgtaccttaaattgcacaacagaaattgaaggaattgagaaaaggctgcattaaattcccttgtgtctcgttggagtgtgccgttcgaatttagtttttgtgaaggaaagatcagagttaaacacgccattacagcaaacaaacgagcaaactctcacaacttcaaaataaaaaattgaatttactcacaattactttcctcgccgtttacttaatgaacagaggtaaatcttcgtacatgaatgaatggtcgatgagagtaaataatactttccgttagatcattaactgatttttaagaaaacattgtcttgagagtccttgccaaactagttctgttggttttcaaatgttcctacgatttttttttcttgcgcgctctctaattgacaggtgtcagattgtgacagatacttgtaaaaataatgtttcaaagtttgtttggaagccttttaaatcacctttatcgttacggaagtgaaaatgtttcgctgaggcatctctcttaaatttgcatcacctctactttaactaccatttactcactcaaaaattgttcagtttatggaagatcttgccgtatttacgtccataagtcattcgggttctttcggaaagaatttcgtcaagtttaaaaacaataaatatgttatttaccggctaagggtcggtccgtatggtgaaaaactgtgacctcggtcttgaaaatgctgccctcggcctacggcctcgggcagtattttcaagaccgaggtcacagtttttcaccatacggacctcccagccggcaaataacatatatgtattctCTCAGGCAACAACGGGAACACTCGTGACAAGGAATAGTGCGTTAGAACACTCATAGCCATAGAGAGTACatgaaatttttaagtaattaatttttcaccTGCTCTTAGAATGAAAGCCTAACTTAGTCAATATGTTCAACAAACTACCAAGAGCTTCTTTCCGTTGCATCGTCATAACGATAGCTAGATTTCATTCTTTCTCTTGCCTGTTAGAAAATAAATAGGTAAATAAGTAGATGAATtcaaaacgaaagaaatttttgttttcaaatcttCAGAGCCAGGATACTCACGAGTATACGAAGCAGATTCAGTCGGCCTCTCTTTTCGAACAAAGCTGTTGAAAAATGTGTTCCAACAATATTGTCCTGTTCCATTCACACGATCAAGTAGCTCTtcaattttcacaaaattttcactttatgCGGTATAAGTGTCAAGGcttagttttgtttcatttttcgtTGAAGGAATGGAAGAATAGCCACTATAATGTCAGCGCagagaacaaaggaaagattttgaaaaaaaaaaggtgcatTGATTTCACAACCGCAAAACCATGTTTTTTCACCATAAAGTTGTGGCAGCCCTTGATCGGTTTTCCTGCAAAGGGCTCACTTGATAGGAAAAGTTATTATCTTACAATACAGGGAAAGAAATCATACACTAACAGGTCGCGTCAAGACAGAAGTCGAGAATTTGTACTTACCGCGATGATGGTTTTGCCGTTAAATTAGCATGTTACGAACTCAAGGCAGTGAGTTTGAtggagaaagaaaagtgagGGAATCTTGAATACATCAACCTTAAACATTCTCCTTATATCAATACGCTGATTACCGATAAAATCATAAACTACAAAATTACAAAACGCGATGTTGTTTGCAGTGACGAAGCTATGCCTGTGCTACtcgtaatctgattggttgtgttgtttgatttaCGTCACTTGGCAATACGAGAACATGCGCAAAAATTGCTCATTATAAACAGGTCCCAAGCGTGTCAATGAAATTCACCGCATTTGTTAATTTGGTACTTCAGGAGTTTCACCCCTCCGCGTTTTGTAAACAGCATCTGAAATTTGATAGCTGTAATGGCGTCTTTTAACTTTCAATTGCTGTAAAAATGACTAGATCATCCGCAAAAATGAACAACGTTTTGCGGATGATCTAGTAGCCACTGGACGTCAACTTGGTGCGGTGATGACAACAGATTTGGAACTGAGGAACCGTTCGTCAAGGAATTTTAGCGATGCAGTAACCAAAATAATCTTAAACATATAATCTGTGAAATAGGCTTAATAACCTTAGCAGTAGTAACTGCCACGATACGATAAAAACGGGAGGAAAAACTGTCAGTAAATGCCACACTATTCAGTTCATGGGAGCCTTGAATGTTGGTCGTCCCTATGAACGCTCTTAAATGGCGAGATTGGGGTTCCTGTGCTTCAATTGAATTTCAGAGGCGAGGCGAAGaaagaagattttgttttttatttccatgtTGGTGTATGCaaaataaactacaaaaatttGGAATCAAGAGTAAAAGCTAATGGCTAttcatcttcaatttttttaaccatgGGTGACGATCTCAAAAGAATGAAGTTAATTTATCACTTAGCTATTTCTAATGACAGGTGGAGGGGAGAACAAAAGGCGAGAATAATAAACAACTTGAACGGTATCTAGCTAACAAAGGCCTACCTACAATAGCCCAACATAAACCAATCATCTTTAACCTCCCGTGCTGTTCTTGAAGAAACGGTAATGTCAGCGCTAGGGTAATATTATTTAGTCTCTCATGTAAAATGATAATGTGGATGATCAACCGGCcaagaaaataacattaatCTGACATAAAGTTAAAACGCAACCTCAGACATGAGGGGACAGTTTATGGAACGATTATGTTGCAAGAATAAGAAATAACCAATCACTTTGTTCTGTGTCGTCAAACCACTTAACAGTGAGAGGTATACTCTGTGTTGCTGGAATGTTTGTGTAGCTTTTGACGATTACTAGTTTTGAGACTGACCTTCAGAGTATCAACTGATGTAGAAATTCACCCTGCTCCAGGGGCATGGAATGATTAGGTTTTTTATAGCAACCATGAGCTATTTTTTTCCCTACAGAATTCCACATATCAATGTCAATATTGCTTTGTagacatttcaaaataaaaaaagactttttgcCATTGACATCCACATGTTTTTTGATCTGGTTCACTGCTATGAGAATTCACATTTAGAGGATCTTTGGTAACAAAGGCTGAAGAATTGTGTATCTATCCCTAATCATCTCTAGTGCTACTTGTTAACTTTATAAATTCGAAGAGCAACATAGACAGCTAAACTTCCAATTGCCAATCCAATTGACAGAGCTCCTAGGTTGGAATTGTAGAAATGTTTTAATGTACTAATAACTGCATTAGGGGGTTCTTCCTGATCTGGTTCAAGTGTTACTGGTCCATCTGTCTCTGTTACTTCTGGTGAGCTTGGGACTTCGTTTGACTGCAAAATAGGCCAAAAAATCAATGAACTAAACCACACTTTTAGTATAGAGGAAATAGTTCCTCATATCCTTACTTACAACCAGTAATAGGCTGCTGATTTGTAACCCCACATTGGCCATCCCACAATGATTatatttcataaaatcaaatatCGAGAAACAAGTCAAAAAAGTACACAATATTCAAAACTGACCAACAGATATGCCTCAGCATTCTTCTCCACTAGTAAGGAAACAGTTTCTTCTGCTTTGTGGAATTCATTGACAGCTTCATCATGAGTCACACGTTCAAGATTTGTGGCATTTAGCTattgaaaaaatacaaagaatCACAATAAACTTTAA is from Pocillopora verrucosa isolate sample1 chromosome 7, ASM3666991v2, whole genome shotgun sequence and encodes:
- the LOC131774438 gene encoding neurocan core protein; this encodes MLTELFSGIMMTLPLLVILHSAQPGVLSSINNCLTGGFFFASGRNMINNCALRGHLLRQMTVTQPIRCFEKCQSDCRCISFNYLTDVNKNNCELNEESRYTNFSALKPLEGSQYYDLIVSYDIRTNVPLAECYNGCCATQTCFNGGTCHETCDVTGKRFKCSCKPNIVGKFCETATCSTPGWLRVNNSCYKEFNEQVNWFTAQQACQNLNSNLTSIHSDAENKVIREKVASSIYSRYWIGLNNLRNNSVFEWNDGSSVSFTKWYPDEPNNNGDENCTEVVDNVAGEWNDLNCYTHYRSYVCEKQWNL
- the LOC131774455 gene encoding disks large homolog 4-like; this encodes MNVYTDGDEQKELWDELSKGVESSRLVVVHLTKGDEGFGFNIRGGVDHPHVGCDPGIFITTVRADSVAGRDGRLEPGDRILALNATNLERVTHDEAVNEFHKAEETVSLLVEKNAEAYLLSNEVPSSPEVTETDGPVTLEPDQEEPPNAVISTLKHFYNSNLGALSIGLAIGSLAVYVALRIYKVNK